In Nerophis lumbriciformis linkage group LG14, RoL_Nlum_v2.1, whole genome shotgun sequence, a single genomic region encodes these proteins:
- the eef1db gene encoding eukaryotic translation elongation factor 1 delta b (guanine nucleotide exchange protein) isoform X1 → MSKKTPRCSATDLLAQMTSAHSQGDRSSDVVAESRNEASSNHSTSSSPESASLNGNGKRNGKRRRSKKRSSKPESGPEGNVNSKCEETSDVSTRQPSDCRAGLIGLQSECANVWFERGIYEQAESLNQCWLASSSKGTTKRNGSSQDKKPHSKASRSGKKKDCKQAGHQLEAMQPTDCQISITPRTPDEGYQSQAPTPTSVTPTTQQTVNGHAPIMAELFRNVWLEKPMYDRAEATFYQNLYGNNSSKASSCAATPRNTGPSPSLVEEEEEVAVEEKRVVSQAKAEVFHALHPIQEEEEPVEMPDKQERQDLGVCFFLHADSERVWLDKWRFDAAERRFHVDDAAVPKKGWTPKTTDSTVRPTEKNMSAVNFLVQEKIWFDKTRYDEAERRFFEHVNCSSHMAQAVCDVGANTILQDIARARENIQKSLAGNACSSNTTDQEMATRIKSLELENHSLHQVVHDLRAALFKLESRVAVLEKSPVAVPSAPSLPYTNGTTMQQKTIAPAKEEEEDDDIDLFGSDDDEEAEKLKEQRLKEYAERKAKKPTVIAKSSILLDVKPWDDETDMAKLEECVRSVQADGLLWGASKLVPVGYGIKKLQISCVVEDDKVGTDLLEEEITKFEDYVQSVDVAAFNKI, encoded by the exons ATGTCAAAGAAGACCCCCCGGTGTTCTGCAACGGATCTGTTGGCTCAAATGACTTCCGCCCACAGTCAGGGGGATCGTTCAAGCGACGTGGTAGCCGAGTCTAGAAACGAGGCCAGCTCCAACCACTCAACGTCATCCTCTCCGGAGAGCGCAAGCTTGAATGGAAATGGAAAGCGAAATGGAAAAAGGCGTCGCAGCAAGAAGCGCTCGTCTAAACCTGAGAGCGGCCCCGAGGGCAATGTCAACAGCAAATGTGAAGAGACATCTGATGTGAGCACGAGGCAGCCGTCCGACTGCAGAGCTGGACTGATTGGCCTGCAGTCCGAGTGTGCCAATGTGTGGTTCGAACGCGGCATCTACGAGCAAGCAGAGAGCCTCAACCAGTGCTGGCTGGCAAGCTCATCCAAAGGGACCACTAAGCGAAATGGCTCATCCCAAGATAAAAAGCCCCACTCTAAGGCATCGCGTtccggaaaaaaaaaagactgtaaaCAAGCTGGCCACCAACTTGAAGCCATGCAGCCAACTGACTGTCAGATCTCCATCACACCCAGAACACCCGATGAAGGGTACCAGTCTCAAGCTCCCACGCCAACTTCTGTCACACCAACCACTCAGCAGACGGTTAACGGACACGCCCCCATTATGGCGGAACTCTTCAGAAATGTTTGGCTGGAGAAGCCCATGTACGATCGTGCCGAAGCTACCTTCTACCAAAATCTGTACGGCAACAACTCGTCCAAAGCGTCCTCCTGCGCCGCCACCCCGAGGAATACCGGCCCCTCTCCAAGCCTtgtggaagaagaggaggaagtggCGGTGGAGGAAAAGCGAGTGGTCTCGCAGGCGAAGGCGGAGGTTTTCCACGCCCTGCACCCCATCCAGGAGGAGGAAGAGCCGGTCGAGATGCCTGACAAGCAGGAGAGGCAGGACCTGGGCGTCTGTTTCTTTCTTCACGCTGACAGCGAGCGCGTGTGGTTGGACAAGTGGCGCTTTGATGCAGCAGAGAGACGTTTCCACGTGGATGACGCTGCCGTGCCAAAGAAAGGTTGGACGCCCAAAACGACCGACTCCACTGTCCGACCAACGGAAAA AAACATGAGCGCCGTCAACTTTCTGGTCCAGGAGAAGATCTGGTTTGACAAAACTCGCTACGATGAGGCCGAAAGGCGTTTCTTCGAGCACGTGAACTGCTCCTCACATATGGCACAGGCAGTGTGT GACGTGGGAGCTAACACCATCCTTCAAGACATAGCCCGGGCTCGAGAGAATATCCAGAAGTCGCTAGCAGGA AACGCTTGCAGCAGCAACACAACTGACCAAGAAATGGCCACCAGAATAAAGAGCCTGGAACTGGAAAACCATAGCTTACATCAAG tgGTGCACGATTTAAGAGCAGCACTGTTCAAGCTGGAAAGTCGGGTAGCAGTCCTGGAAAAGTCCCCTGTAGCGGTACCATCAGCTCCTTCACTCCCCTAcacaaat GGCACTACCATGCAGCAGAAGACTATCGCGCctgcaaaagaagaagaagaagatgacgaTATCGACTTGTTTGGTAGTGACGACGATGAAGAGGCGGAGAAACTGAAAGAGCAGCGGTTGAAGGAGTATGCGGAGAGAAAGGCCAAGAAACCCACCGTCATCGCCAAGTCCTCCATCTTACTGGATGTCAAACCA TGGGACGACGAAACCGACATGGCCAAGCTGGAGGAGTGTGTGCGCTCGGTGCAGGCAGACGGCCTGTTATGGGGCGCGTCCAAGCTGGTCCCTGTGGGGTACGGGATCAAGAAGCTCCAGATCTCCTGTGTGGTGGAAGACGACAAGGTGGGGACAGACTTGTTGGAAGAGGAGATCACAAAGTTTGAAGACTAC GTTCAAAGTGTGGACGTTGCAGCGTTCAATAAGATTTAA
- the eef1db gene encoding eukaryotic translation elongation factor 1 delta b (guanine nucleotide exchange protein) isoform X2, translating to MSAVNFLVQEKIWFDKTRYDEAERRFFEHVNCSSHMAQAVCDVGANTILQDIARARENIQKSLAGNACSSNTTDQEMATRIKSLELENHSLHQVVHDLRAALFKLESRVAVLEKSPVAVPSAPSLPYTNGTTMQQKTIAPAKEEEEDDDIDLFGSDDDEEAEKLKEQRLKEYAERKAKKPTVIAKSSILLDVKPWDDETDMAKLEECVRSVQADGLLWGASKLVPVGYGIKKLQISCVVEDDKVGTDLLEEEITKFEDYVQSVDVAAFNKI from the exons ATGAGCGCCGTCAACTTTCTGGTCCAGGAGAAGATCTGGTTTGACAAAACTCGCTACGATGAGGCCGAAAGGCGTTTCTTCGAGCACGTGAACTGCTCCTCACATATGGCACAGGCAGTGTGT GACGTGGGAGCTAACACCATCCTTCAAGACATAGCCCGGGCTCGAGAGAATATCCAGAAGTCGCTAGCAGGA AACGCTTGCAGCAGCAACACAACTGACCAAGAAATGGCCACCAGAATAAAGAGCCTGGAACTGGAAAACCATAGCTTACATCAAG tgGTGCACGATTTAAGAGCAGCACTGTTCAAGCTGGAAAGTCGGGTAGCAGTCCTGGAAAAGTCCCCTGTAGCGGTACCATCAGCTCCTTCACTCCCCTAcacaaat GGCACTACCATGCAGCAGAAGACTATCGCGCctgcaaaagaagaagaagaagatgacgaTATCGACTTGTTTGGTAGTGACGACGATGAAGAGGCGGAGAAACTGAAAGAGCAGCGGTTGAAGGAGTATGCGGAGAGAAAGGCCAAGAAACCCACCGTCATCGCCAAGTCCTCCATCTTACTGGATGTCAAACCA TGGGACGACGAAACCGACATGGCCAAGCTGGAGGAGTGTGTGCGCTCGGTGCAGGCAGACGGCCTGTTATGGGGCGCGTCCAAGCTGGTCCCTGTGGGGTACGGGATCAAGAAGCTCCAGATCTCCTGTGTGGTGGAAGACGACAAGGTGGGGACAGACTTGTTGGAAGAGGAGATCACAAAGTTTGAAGACTAC GTTCAAAGTGTGGACGTTGCAGCGTTCAATAAGATTTAA